The following coding sequences are from one Oryzias melastigma strain HK-1 linkage group LG20, ASM292280v2, whole genome shotgun sequence window:
- the steap2 gene encoding metalloreductase STEAP2, with protein sequence MDSAFIIEHKRSPGLLSASSAHHLLSTQTFWLPKAVRTRAVDSGSSGLRPAKPTLAILGSGDFSKSLTFRLLRCGFCVVVGSRHPKLAAQSFPHVVDVTHYEDAVLKANIVFLAIRREHYSVLWDLKHLMEGKILVDVSNNRRVNQYAESNAEYLASLLPDSVVVKGFNVISAWAMQQSYPKDASTQVFVCSDSLEARQQIMELAHQLHFQPVDMGTLSSSRYIENIPIRLFHGWKGPVLTAVAFSIFFFFYSFVRDIIYPYFKYKQSDFYKIPIEIVNQTLPTVAITLLALVYLPGQLAAIHQLYYGTKYKLFPKWLEDWLQSRKQLGLISFFLASVHGLYSLCLPFRRSERYLLLNSAYQQVHANVENSWNEEEVWRVEMYISFGIMSFGLLSILAITSIPSINSTLNWREFGFIQSTLGYIALLIATFHGLLFGWKQAFEKNAYHFYLPPSFVVALVLPVCVILGKTLMLMPCVACKLKKIHMGMDRSQHWCQRLEPVGSAANVSPERVTIM encoded by the exons ATGGACTCTGCCTTCATAATAGAACACAAGAGGAGCCCTGGCTTGCTGTCTGCTTCTTCTGCCCACCACCTCCTCTCAACTCAGACCTTCTGGCTACCTAAAGCTGTGAGAACCAGAGCCGTAGATTCAGGATCTTCTGGGCTGAGGCCAGCTAAGCCTACACTAGCAATCTTAGGGTCTGGTGACTTTTCCAAGAGCCTGACATTTCGTCTGTTACGTTGTGGGTTTTGTGTGGTGGTAGGTAGCCGTCATCCTAAACTAGCAGCTCAGTCGTTTCCTCATGTTGTGGATGTTACACACTATGAAGATGCTGTACTGAAGGCTAACATAGTGTTCCTGGCAATCCGCCGTGAGCACTACTCTGTCCTGTGGGATCTCAAGCATCTGATGGAAG GGAAGATCCTGGTTGATGTGAGCAACAACAGGAGGGTGAACCAGTACGCAGAATCTAACGCCGAGTATCTGGCCTCACTTTTGCCAGACTCTGTTGTGGTAAAAGGTTTCAATGTCATCTCGGCATGGGCCATGCAACAGAGCTACCCCAAAGATGCAAGTACACAG GTCTTTGTTTGCAGTGATTCCTTGGAAGCTCGACAACAGATTATGGAATTAGCCCACCAGCTCCATTTCCAGCCGGTGGACATGGGCACCTTGTCCTCATCCCGCTATATTGAGAATATTCCAATACGATTATTCCACGGTTGGAAAGGCCCTGTCCTCACCGCCGTGgccttttctattttcttttttttttattcttttgttcgTGATATAATTTATCCATATTTTAAGTATAAACAAAGTGACTTCTACAAGATCCCAATAGAGATAGTAAATCAGACCCTGCCCACCGTTGCCATCACACTCCTGGCCCTGGTGTACCTGCCTGGCCAGCTGGCAGCGATCCACCAGCTGTATTATGGTACCAAATATAAACTTTTCCCAAAGTGGCTTGAAGACTGGCTGCAGAGTAGGAAGCAGCTTGGTCTCATCAGCTTTTTCCTGGCTTCTGTCCATGGACTCTACAGCCTCTGTCTGCCCTTCAGAAGATCCGAGAGGTACCTGCTTCTCAACTCTGCCTACCAACAG GTCCATGCAAATGTGGAAAATTCTTGGAATGAAGAGGAAGTGTGGAGAGTGGAGATGTACATTTCCTTTGGCATTATGAGTTTTGGGCTCTTGTCTATTCTGGCCATCACATCCATTCCTTCAATCAACTCTACTCTCAACTGGAGGGAATTTGGCTTTATACAG TCCACTCTGGGCTATATAGCTCTACTCATCGCCACCTTCCATGGGTTGCTGTTTGGCTGGAAGCAAGCCTTTGAGAAGAATGCTTATCACTTCTACCTACCTCCCAGCTTTGTGGTGGCCCTTGTTCTGCCAGTGTGTGTCATTCTGGGAAAGACATTAATGTTAATGCCCTGTGTAGCCTGCAAACTCAAGAAGATTCACATGGGGATGGACAGAAGTCAGCATTGGTGCCAGCGCCTGGAGCCCGTTGGGTCAGCTGCCAATGTGTCACCTGAGAGAGTCACCATAATGTGA